In the genome of Coturnix japonica isolate 7356 chromosome Z, Coturnix japonica 2.1, whole genome shotgun sequence, one region contains:
- the GLRX gene encoding glutaredoxin-1 — MVDSFVNSKLGDNKVTLFVKGSCPYCKNAIALLKEFNFLPGCLEVVDITGMDDVQDYFQKTTGQRTVPRVFIGKTCIGGFSDLQKMEQQLPAMLRQIGALV, encoded by the exons ATGGTCGATTCTTTTGTGAACAGCAAACTCGGAGATAATAAAGTTACTCTTTTTGTAAAGGGATCCTGCCCTTACTGCAAGAATGCCATAGCGCTGCTCAAGGAATTCAACTTTCTGCCAGGATGCCTGGAAGTGGTTGATATCACTGGGATGGATGACGTCCAGGATTACTTCCAGAAAACAACAGGACAGCGAACC GTCCCTCGTGTGTTTATTGGGAAAACATGCATTGGAGGATTTTCAGATCTGCAGAAGATGGAACAGCAGCTCCCCGCGATGCTACGTCAGATTGGTGCTCTGGTGTAG